The genomic stretch AAGAACAAAATCAGGGTTGTGTTGATTTCTTCTACACTACATCAGTCTTGTGCCATATTCAGCTCATTACTTGTCTGTAATTGTTTGCGCATTTCCTGGATAGCGAAGTTGTGGTTTTGCATCATTGAAACATGCTGTTATCTGAGAATCTCTCAGGGTTTGAGTCTCGTTTTTCAGTAGCGGGATAAAGTCGTTTGAACCAGGTTTTCTGTACGTCTTTAACTCCCAACAGACTCCTCAGAAGACGATTCGGAAATGGAAAACGGTGACACTTCTCGGTTCTCCTCCGCCGTGCCCGCGTTCTCCACCAGATCCTGCAGGTACCTGATGTAGCGTATGGCCGCGCGCAGCGTCTCAACTTTGCTCAGCCGTTTGTCGGCCGTCCCGTTGGGCAGGTGCTCGCGTAGTTTGGCGTATCCCTGGTTCACACATCTCACGCGCTGGCGTTCCCGCTCGTTGCGTTTCTGGATGAAGGCGGGCTCGAACGGACATTCGTAGACGCCGAAGCTCCCGTGTAACGACGGTAGGTACGAGAGCAGCGATGCACTGCTACAGAAGGATCTATCGTAGACTCGCTGATCAACGCGGCTCGGGTATAACAACAGAGGCAACGGGCGATCCACATGCGTGTAATTCCCTCCGTAACCACCAGAGGGCGCACAACACCTGCTGCTCCTGGACAAATGACAAGGAGATTCCTGGAGGGACGTGTCCATGTTTAGACGAGGTTCCGTTTCTTTCGTTCGTAGACAAGGAAGTGTCTCTAAAACTGGCGGATTAACGTGTGTTTCCTGAGGTGACGAagcatcctcctcttcctcgtgTAAATCCCAGACGCTCAGAAAACGCTCTTTGAAAGCCCTGTGAAGGATTTCGAGAGAGACGGACAGGAGTTTAGACTAAAACACATCAAACACACTCTAGATTAACATAATAACCCTTGAGTCTGAGGTTCAAATACGTGGGATAAACCTGGAACGGACGCTCCTTGCAATTAACACGGATTTGACATGAAAGACTGAGGAAAAGACCCAAAACATAGTTTGTGGATGCGAATGCCTGTTACATTTAACTTAGTTATAATCAACATGTTATCCAAATAATAATGCATTGGATTTATTTACAGATATCTGAAGTTAAAAGAGGTTTGATACATCAGTGTGTCAGTAATCCGTCTCTAATTCACCACACTGTgtacaacacaagagttacaggAGGACAGCAGAATGTGCTCTACTACTGAGAGAAGGAAGCAGGTCTATTATAGAAATAGAGATATAAACGACTGATCTAATCCCTCAATGTGTTTTCAGTTTAAAGACATCTCTGTGCTTGTCAATATTGGAGCTTAAGGCATTAAATAATGTCTTCTCTGTCTCTCAGTGAAATCCCCTCAACTGTGAAATGGTTCAAATTGGACATTAAAGAGAAACCAATGGAAGCAGTGGAGAAATTCTGAATGAAAACATGATGAAGACGACACAGAAAAACAACCCTGGTGCTCTTCTTGTGTAAATCATTAACAAATTTACTGATGCAGCTTTGGCAGAAAACATTAAAACTAAGATACTCAGTAATTCTGAATGTAAAGCACTGGTTAAAACATAATATTCTTTATTATTCAGACATTAATcaattttaaataatgcaaatattaatatttaaaggtaacaacttaattattttaaaattattgtaaaaaatataggcagttaaatgttaaattgagatttagacttttatatatacataaattgaaTACAAGCACAAAAACATAtctatacatgtatacatatatttttaatgtataatataaatgtttagttttgcagtgcacacacacatttatccaTATAATAcgaaaaataaactatttttacatattttatatatagttttgttattttctattattatatttGCTTAATTTAAATCAAAGTTTAATGCACTATTAAAGTAGTTTAGATATTTAGATACAGAAGTAAAACTTCTTGTTTTGCACGAACATCTGTTAAATGTTTCACACAGATTAATTCTTAAAAGACGGCTGAAGTGATTTGTTACTGTTAAAGTTTAAACCTGATCAGCATAAACTAGTTTTAAAGCAGCTGGACATGTCTTACCTGAGAGGAAGAGGAGCCGCTTCTGTCTGtggatctgcacacacacacacacacacatacacctgagTGATGTTACAGGTGAGCTCTCAGCGCTGTAGAGAGCCTGTGTCCCGCccctcggtgtgtgtgtgtgtgtgtctggcacGAACATTTCAAAGGCAGGATGAGCCTCAGGAAGTCAGGCAGAGAtggatttttgttttgtgttggaGTCTGAAATTACAGCGGGGTGCAGAAAGCTGCAAACGGTTGTTTACTGATCTCAGATCTGTCATCCAgacgctgaaacacacacacacacacactcatcctggATGAAGACTGGAGCTTCACCTCACAGTACGCTCAgatttaaagatgatgatgatgatgaagagggtTTCATATCCTCCGTGTCTTTAGATGtgaagcgctctgtgtgtgatcgCGCTCTGAAGATATCAGATTAGCAGCCGCGCAAAACATTCATCTGACATAACAGTTTAATCACATGctttcatatctatctatctgtctgtctgtctgtctgtctatctatctatctatctatctatctatctatctatctatctatctatctgtctgtctgtctgtctatctatctatctatctatctgtctgtctgtctgtctgtctgtctgtctattattTGACATACAATTTTAATTACATGCTTTcatatctatctgtctttctctctctgtctgtccattcCTCTCTGTCtttttatctatccatccatctgtctgtttgtctctttctatctctctctgtctgtccgtctctgtTTATCGATCTGTCCAACCGccaatccatccatccgtccatctgtctgtctgtctctctctctctctctccgtctatctatctatctgtttgtttgtctctatccatccgtccatctgtctgtctgtctctctctctctctctctctctccgtctatctatctatctgtttgtttgtctctatccatccgtccatctgtctgtctgtctctctctctctctctccgtctatctatctatctgtttgtttgtctctatccatccgtccatctgtctgtctgttccatccttctgtgtgtctgtctctatccatccgtccatctgtctgtctgttccatccttctgtgtgtctgtctctatccatccgtccatctgtctgtctgtctctctctctctctctccgtctatctatctatctgtttgtttgtctctatccatccgtccatctgtctttctgttccatccttctgtgtgtctgtctctatccatccgtccatctgtctttctgttccatccttctgtgtctgtctctatccatccgtccatctgtctttctgttccatccttctgtgtgtctgtctctatccatccgtccatctgtctttctgttccatccttctgtgtgtctgtctctatccatccgtccatctgtctttctgttccatccttctgtgtctgtctctatctatccgtccatctgtctgttccatccttctgtgtctgtctctatctatccgtccatctgtctgtctgttccatccttctgtgtgtctgtctctatccatccatccatctgtctttctgttccatccttctctgtgtctgtctctatccatccgtccatctgtctgttccatccttctgtgtctgtctctatctatccgtccatctgtctgtctgttccatccttctgtgtgtctgtctctatccatccgtccatctgtctttctgttccatccttctgtgtgtctgtctctatccatccgtccatctgtctttctgttccatccttctgtgtgtctgtctctatccatccgtccatctgtctttctgttccatccttctgtgtgtctgtctctatccatccgtccatctgtctttctgttccatccttctgtgtgtctgtctctatccatccgtccatctgtctttctgttccatccttctgtgtgtctgtctctatccatccgtccatctgtctttctgttccatccttctgtgtgtctgtctctatccatccgtccatctgtctttctgttccatccttctgtgtgtctgtctctatccatccgtccatctgtctttctgttccatccttctgtgtgtctgtctccatccatccgtccatctgtctgttccatccttctgtgtctgtctctatccatccgtccatctgtctgttccatccttctgtgtctgtctctatccatccgtccatctgtctgtctgttccatccttctgtgtgtctgtctctatccatccgtccatctgtctttctgttccatccttctgtgtgtctgtctctatccatccgtccatctgtctttctgttccatccttctgtgtgtctgtctccatccatccgtccatctgtctgtctgttccatccttctgtgtgtctgtctctatccatccgtccatctgtctttctgttccatccttctgtgtgtctgtctctatccatccgtccatctgtctttctgttccatccttctgtgtgtctgtctctatccatccgtccatctgtctgttccatccttctgtgtgtctgtctctatccatccgtccatctgtctgtctgtcccatccttctgtgtgtctgtctctatccatccgtccatctgtctgtctgtttcatccttctgtgtgtctgtctctatctatccatccatctgtctgttccATGAGAGACAAACACACTCAGGACTCGTTCATAATGTTGACATCAGCGGTTGGACGTGAAGCTTTTCAGTCATCGTGACTTTGCTGAGGTAAGAAACCTGCATCCAAACCGCTGTCATCGCCGTCTGGATGTCCCGCTCCCGATCGCACTCACAAAACACGCCGGTGTGACGGGAAACAAATCATCCGCTCTGACACAGCCTGATTGTTTAATGAAGCACAGGACGATGTGAATGTGAATCTTTGAAGGAGGATTGTGTTTAAACGTCTCTCAGCAGCAGCGGATATGAACACACACGGCCCTGAGCGCTAAACACTCAGCAACAATTAACACATCTCTCACACGGCCGCTCTTCTGCGTCTGTCAGAAATCATCTGACGTGATCGTATCATAACATCACCTCAGTTCCACAGGTGTGAGTGGATCCAGGTGTGTGCTCAAGGAAACCTGATGACTGTGTGTGTCCGTCAGCACTGTCAACTGTTTATTGTTAGCTATGGCTATGTGTGAAATACAAGTttactctgtctgtctctctgtctgtccgtctgtctctgtctctctctctgtctgtctctgtttgtctgtctatctttctctgtctgtctatccatctctatctgtctatctgtctgtctctgtctctctctctgtccatctctatctgtctatctgtttttctgtctgtctctgtctgtctctgtctgtctctgtctatctgtctctgtctgtctgtctgtctgtctataagcAGAAATTATGTCTCAAGTTGTAGGAAATCCA from Carassius gibelio isolate Cgi1373 ecotype wild population from Czech Republic chromosome A22, carGib1.2-hapl.c, whole genome shotgun sequence encodes the following:
- the LOC127942425 gene encoding achaete-scute homolog 5 produces the protein MDTSLQESPCHLSRSSRCCAPSGGYGGNYTHVDRPLPLLLYPSRVDQRVYDRSFCSSASLLSYLPSLHGSFGVYECPFEPAFIQKRNERERQRVRCVNQGYAKLREHLPNGTADKRLSKVETLRAAIRYIRYLQDLVENAGTAEENREVSPFSISESSSEESVGS